In Marinibacterium anthonyi, the DNA window TCGGTGCATCGGGATTTCCTGCTGGAAATCGCGGTCAACGACCTGACGCAACTCGACCAGGCGTTCCGCACGCTGGCCTCACATGACGATGAGGTCGAGACACTGTATCGAACGATCCACGAGCAGATCCAGGTTGCGGAATTCGGGCTCTACCGCCCCTTCCCGGACCCCGAGCGTGCGGAGCGCATGGCCCTGATCTGACAGCGGTCAGGGGCCCGGTGTCCTGGCTTCTTCTTGGTGAAAATACCTCTATCCGACCGGTCCGCATGCGGCTCGGCCGGGACAGGGGTATTTCAAAAGAGAAAGAAGCAGAAGGCGGCGCGACATCCATTCCGCACCACCTGCGCAGGGCGGGGTTCACCCCGCCGCTTGCCGATCAAAGTTCGTAGAGCGCCCCGAACTTGGCTTCGAGATAGGCCAGAAGCGGCTCTTCCGTCGGGGCCGCGCCGCTGGCCTTTTCGATCACCTCGCGGGGGGTATAAAGCCCGCCGTGCCGCTGCAGGTTCTCCTTAAGCCACCCTGTCGCGCCCGAGGTATCGCCCGCCGCCAGTTGCCCGTCCAGGTCGGGGAGCGACTTGCGCATCGCCGCGTGCAGGCAGCCGGCATAGACATTGCCCAGGGCATAGGTCGGGAAATAGCCGAACAGACCCACCGACCAGTGCACATCCTGCAGCATCCCGTTGGACGGACGATCCACCGCATAGCCGAAATCGGACAGGAATCGATCGTTCCAGGCGGCCTCAAGATCCTCGACCGCAAGGTCGCCGGACACCAGCGCCCGCTCCAGATCGAAGCGCAGCATGATGTGCAGGTTGTACTGCACTTCGTCCGCCTCGGTCCGGATATAGCCGTTCTGCACCCGGTTGGCGGCCGCGTAGAAGGCGTCGGGTCCGTCGATCCCCAGTTCGCCGAAGGCGGATGTCGCCGCGCCGTACATCCATCCGGCAAAGGCACGCGACCGGCCGATCTGGTTCTCGTAGATCCGGCTCTGGCTTTCGTGCACGCCCATGGACACACCCTGCCCCAGCGGCGTCATCGCGTAGGCCGGATCGATCGCCAGCTCGTAGGATGCGTGACCGACCTCGTGGATCGTCGAGTAGAAGCAGTTGAACGGATCGTCCGGGTTGGTCCGCGTGGTGATCCGCACGTCCGACCCGCTGCCCGAGCTGAAGGGATGCACCGCCCTGTCGATCCGCCCGCGCGAGAAATCGTAGCCGAAGGCACGCGCCAGCTGGTCCGACACCGCCATCTGCACCGCCGGATCGAACGTGCCCGTCAGGCCCGCAGGCATCGGTTTTTCAAGGATCGCCGCCCGCAGATCCACCAGCCGGGGCCGCATCGCGTCAAAGACCGCGCCGATCTCGCCGCCCGTGGTGCCCGGTTCGTAATCCTGCACCAGCGCGTCGTAAGGGTTGCCCCCGTCCGACAGCGCCGCCGCCTCTTCGCGGCGCAGGCGCACCACTTCGCCCAGCGTCGGCAGGAA includes these proteins:
- a CDS encoding Thermostable carboxypeptidase 1, with the translated sequence MTAYDDLMAFARETEALKLIAMRLSWDQETVMPRGAAEQRGEEMAAIESVLHARRCDPRVGDWLAAADPVDAVGQAQVREIRRGYDRATKVPADLAKALARLTSVAQGIWAEARSNEDVAGFLPTLGEVVRLRREEAAALSDGGNPYDALVQDYEPGTTGGEIGAVFDAMRPRLVDLRAAILEKPMPAGLTGTFDPAVQMAVSDQLARAFGYDFSRGRIDRAVHPFSSGSGSDVRITTRTNPDDPFNCFYSTIHEVGHASYELAIDPAYAMTPLGQGVSMGVHESQSRIYENQIGRSRAFAGWMYGAATSAFGELGIDGPDAFYAAANRVQNGYIRTEADEVQYNLHIMLRFDLERALVSGDLAVEDLEAAWNDRFLSDFGYAVDRPSNGMLQDVHWSVGLFGYFPTYALGNVYAGCLHAAMRKSLPDLDGQLAAGDTSGATGWLKENLQRHGGLYTPREVIEKASGAAPTEEPLLAYLEAKFGALYEL